The Salmo salar chromosome ssa02, Ssal_v3.1, whole genome shotgun sequence genome segment acaataaccgaaaacacaaggccaaatctacactggggttgcttaccaagaagacagtggccgagttacagttttgtttTAAATCTACTTGAGAATCTATGGAAAGACCtgcaaatggttgtctagcaaagaTGAATaacattaatattttttttatttttataatgggccaatgttgcacaatccaggtgtgggaagcacttagagacttactcagaaagactcacagctgtaatcactgacaaatgttttcactttgttaataTGGGATATCTCTGggcagtaagttggtggtctgttgatatccctctagtggtgtgggggctgtgctttggcaatgtcgtggggttatatcctgcctggttggccctgtccgggggtatcatcggaaggGGCCACAAAGTCCTCCGACCCACCcgctgtctcagcctccagtagctATGCTGCAACAGTCTATGTGCCTGGGGctggggtcagtctgttatatctggtgtcctgtgtgaatttaagtatactCCCTCtaattccctctctccctcccctcccagagtacctgagccctaggaccatgcctcaggactacctggcctgatgactcctggctgtccccagtccacatggtcttgctgctgctccagtttcaactgttctgcctgtggctatggaaccctgacctgttcaccggacgtgctaccgtACCTTgttccggacctgctgttttcgactccctctaccacacctgctgtctcgacctctgttcggctatgaaaagccaactgacaattattcctgaggtactgaccggtggtctacaaccactgtgattacttGTTGACCCTGCAGGTAATCTATGAAAGTTTGAACattttgaagaacaatctggccttactGGCACAGCCAgatgaggactggccacccctcagagcctggttcctctctaggtttcttcctatgttcctgactttctagagtttttcctagccaccgtgcttctacatctgcattgtttggggttaatagtataagcactttgtgacatctgctgatgtaaaaagggctttataaatacatttgatttagtattgTGTATAGAagggtgaggggaaaaaaatatatttaatacattttgaattccggctgtaagacaacaaaatatgAAATAAGTCAaccggtatgaatactttctgaaggcactgtagctatcaCACATAATATAACCGATATCACACATGGACAACAACACTAGCTGTCCTTTATAGCGATGTAGCTAACACGTTAGTTACTGTGTGTAACATACCTCCGTTAGAGCGCGGATCTTTCCTTCTGGCTTTGCTCTTCTTTTTGCCCTTGGTTTGACCTCCCATTACAACAATGACGATTTGTGATCAAATAATTTATGTTAGAAACACTGTAAAAATATGGGGATAAATTAGTCCACGCGTCAGGTGAGTGCACACGCGCAGTACTGCGTATATGTGAGTGCACATGCTCAGTACTGCTAACCCAGCAGCTACGGAGAATGATAGTGGACAAACAGTTCCAGTTAAATGAATGACAGTAAGAACAGTCGCTGTTTGAGAATGTCAAAGGCAATCGATTTGATGTTGCGTTTTCTTGTCTCATGTACTATATACAACCTTAATTAGTTGAGTCTTTCATCAAATTCCATTGAGAAAGTGTTGAAACAAACGTCACTGAAGTAATGTAGACGGAAAATAGGCGGGAAAGATATGATGTGAATAAATGACAGTCTGAACTCACCAATGGGCTGCCAAGCTGGAGCACGTGCCTCAAGAACATTCTGGATTTGGACCAATCCACAGCTACGAGCGGTTTCGTCACTCAATACACATTTCCAAACAGCTGTTGTAAATAGACGAATGACATACTTCTAGCTAGTCTTTGATACCGACGACAAGCAAATTTATTTTCAAGATTTTACTACTTCGGATATCTATTACAGGCGTTTGCCTTCTAACAACTGACTAAACGAAAGTTACCGGCATTCAGACCTGAATTTAAACTGCCACCGCCTCAGCGCTATTTGGAACGTCAAAACGTTATGCATTTAGCTAGTTAAAACATAGCAAACTGGTACTAACGAGTTATCGTTAGCAGGCTACTAGTAGCAAGGTAACGTTACGACTTGGACCAAGGAGAATTGAGCAGTCAACTATCAGTCTGGCTCCATAATTTATTGTTATCTGGACAGCTGACCAGGCAACTAACTAGTTTACGCACGCTGCTTTGCTGTTGAAGTCGGCCTACGCTAAGATAGCTGGTCAGACGCGCCCACATAACAttactagctaggtagctaactaaCGTTGATGCTCCTATCTCCCGTCTATCCGCTGGTCAGACCGGGGAGACTGCCCTGCCACGGAGCTTTGTTGTGGCCGATGCCACCGGCCCCATTTGCAGAGGGAATCGAAGCACCAGTTCCTGGAAAGTCGAAGAGTAAACCACAACGCTAGCTAAGGTTAGCTATCCTCCAACCCGAACGGGACCGTGGCTGTGTGCGCAGTGACGGCTCTGTATTTGATTTGTAGTTAGCTAACCGTTTGCCAGGGCTGTTGGACCAGTGTTATAGAGCGATGGGGGAGTTAAATAAAGAGGTTGTGGATCTAGTTTGGGAAAGACCAGGTAGCAACGCGGTGTCCGCTTCACTCTTCCGGAGATGGACCCAAGGTAAGCTACCTCTCGCCTCAACTTCGCTCCATTCTGGCGCACCCCCTCTAACCTGAACACAATCCTAGACATTGTCAGTGGTGGGGCAAAATAAGTGACTCTGATTCCTGTATTTCAGGGTTGGTTTTCAGTGAGACCGAACACACAGCACTGGAGCAGTTTGAAGGAGGACCCTGCGCTGTCATTGCTCCTGTACAGGTATGGACCAGTCACCAGACCAGACCGTGCATAACCTTACACACAAACATGAGTTAGGTGGCCCAGCCTATGACCAGGTAGAGGGTGTTGGTGTCTGTTACCAGAATGATGATATCAGGACAGGCACACCTCTTCTTAGAGGTTACAGAAATCACCCGACAGGCACTCAGCTGAGAAGCCTTCTCTACTACTGTTTATTTATTATAGTACTCTATTGTGCTGGAGTGTCTTCGTAAACATATGTTCTTAGACAGAGTGGATAGGGTTGATGAGgacgtcaggttgtgtttttgatCCTATAGAGATGGGTTACAGCTTGTAGAATTTTTCCTGATTGTGTGTTTCTGCAGGCCTTCCTTCTGAAGAACATCTTGTTTAACAGAGAGAGTTCTAACTGGAGACACATCACAGgtaaccctgacctctaaccctaacccagcatttcccaaactcagtcctcgggaccccaaggggagCCTATTTTGggttttgccctaacactacacagctgattcaaattttTAATGCTCGATGATTAGTTTATTATTTGAAACCGCTCTGTGGTGTTAAgggaaaaaacaaaacatgcacacCTTGGGGTCccaaggactgagtttgggaaaccttgCCCTGACCCTGTTTAACAGAAAAAGTTGTAACTAGAGAAACATCACAGGTAACCctaactactgaccctgttaaACAGAGAGAGCTCTAAATGGAGACGCAGATGCAtcataactatatatatatatatatatatatacacacacaaggaACAGAAGATATAGGCTGTttcttatacactgctcaaaaaaggaaaaccacactacaggctgatccaactttgatgtaatgtccttaaaacaagtcaaaatgaggctcagtagtgtgtgtggcctccacgtgcctgtatgacctccctacaacgcctgggcatgctcctgatgaggtggcggatggtctcctgagggatctcctcccagacctggactaaagcatccgccaactcctggacagcctgtggtgcaacgtggcgttggtggatggagcgagacatgtgctcaattggattcaggtctggggaacgggcgggccagtccatagcatcaatgccttcctcttgcaggaactgctgacacactccagccacatgaggtcttgcattaggaggaacccagggccaaccgcaccagcatatggtctcacaaggggtctgaggatctcatctcggtacctaatggcagtcaggctacctctggcgagcacatggagggctgtgcggccccccaaagaaatgccaccccacaccatgactgacccaccgccaaaccggtcatgctggagaatgttgcaggcagcagaacgttctccacggcgtctccagactctgtcacatgtgctcagtgtgaacctgctttcatctgtgaagagcacagggcgccagtggcgaatttgccaatcttggtgttctctggcaaatgccaaacgtcctgcacggtgttgggctgtaagcacaacccccacctgtggatgtcgggctcccataccaccctcatggagtctgtttctgaccgtttgagcagacacatgcacatttgtggcctgctggaggtcattttgcagggctctggcagtgctcctcctgctcctccttgcacaaaggcggaggtagcggtcctgctgctgggttgttgccctcctacggcctcctccatgtctcctgatgtactggcctgtctcctggtagcgcctccatgctctggacactacgctgacagacacagcaaaccttcttgccacagctcgcattgatgtgccatcctggatgagctgcactacctgagccacttatgtggtttgtagactccgtctcatgctaccactagagtgaaagcaccgccagcattcaaaagtgaccaaaacatcagccaggaagcataggaactgagaagtggtctgtggtcaccacctgctgaaccactcctttattgggagtgtcttgcttattgcctataatttccacctgttgtctattccatttgcacaacagcatgtgaaatgtattgtcaatcagtgttgcttcctaagtggacagtttgatttcacagaagtgtgattgacttggagttacattatgttgtttaagtgttccctttatttttttgagctatatatatatatatatatgagaaacCTAGCCTAAATCTTCTGTTCCTTGTAGAGGAGGAGCAGAAAGCGGCCCTATGTTCTACTCTGGCTGAGATCCTGGAACAGGCCTGCTCTacttcctccaccaccacctactGCCTGGTGACCTGGGCCAAAGGACAGTGCCCCCGCACTACCACTCACACACCCCTCACAGGGGGTCCGGAGACCAGCCAGACCCTGCAAGACCAGCAACCCAGTGAGTCCCACTACTCATCTATCCACTAATACCCATCTAATATGAATAACTGCATTGCTGTAGTGAGATGGTATTAATCATCGCATATGATAGTGGTTAGACCGCATAGTGAGTAGTATTGCTGTCACTGTTAATCTAGAATAATGACATGTTGTGTTCTGTCAAGGTTACCTAAATTGTTTGACTAAAACATGTGTGTTtgcatctgtgtgtgtctcctgtgtGTAGCTGCTTTGGCTGCTGAGGATCTTGGCTTTGAGCTGTTTCACAGCATCCTCCAGTAAGTAACTCTACTGACTGTGGCTCATCTCTCTATTGGCCATGACTTCCGTGGAGATGAAAGGAccactgcattgcaggaaagtcaGGAATGCTAGTGTGTGTCTCCATCTGTCTGGGATTGGCtaagcctgtgtgtgtgactggagttTCTCAATAATGATGTACAACCTGCTGACTCAGCACACACTCCTGACTCAGCACGCACACTCCTCATTGATTCATTAATGAGACACACACAATCTTTGATTTTCTGCCAGAGGAGCATCCGATTGCCATCTGGCACATTGCATAATGACATTATACAACACTGTCAGCATGAGCCCTCCTGTCTTTGACCTCTAAATGAGTGCAATGCCATTAGAGGTGGTCTCGCTGACTTCTAGcccctgacctttgacctctaatCTCTACAGGAAGCGTATTGTGAAGTCATTATCGGAGCTTAGAGAGGAGGTGGTGTCTCTCTACGAAACCTGGAAAGGGCGCTGTGGAGTCCTGCTCTTCCTCTACTCTGTCATCCTCACCAAGGTAAGGCTCtgcgtgtgtttgtatgtgtgcatATTACTCTGCACTCTTGTGTGCGTGCATATAACCacttttctctttctgtctctacaGAGTATAGAGAACATCAGGAATGAGATTGAAGATACTACAGAGCCTCTCATAGATCCAGTCTATGGCCACGGCAGGTATGACCCCTGATCCCTCACTTTATTGAATCTTTATCAGCTACATTTCTTTTGACAACTTGAGCTTAGTGATGTTCCAAAAAGCTTAACTTCTATggcacctgcgggacacagccagtgaaatatcagggcggcaaattaaaAAACAACGTCAtatttcaactttctcaaacatacaactattttacaccattttaaagatacacttctccttgatgtaaccacattgtccgatttcaaaaaggctttacagcgaaagcaaaacattagattatgttaggagagtacatagacaaaaataatcacacagccatcttccaagcaaggacgtgtcaataaaacccaaaacacagctaaatgaagtgctaacctttgacgatcttcatcagatgacactcctaggacattatgttacacaatacatgtaggttttgttcgataaagttcatatttatatccaaaaacagcattttacattcccaccaaaacgtaaggtgaatgtgcacatcaatttacaaaaatactcatcataaacgttgacaaaatgtataacaattatttaaagaattatagatagactacctctggatgcaaccgctgtgtcagattttaaaatagctttacggagaaagcacatttttcaatattctgagtacatagctcagccatcacggcgagctattcagacacccgccaagttcggggcaacctaaactcagaattagtattagaaattctcttacctttgctgatcttcatcagaatgcactcccaggactgctacttccacaaatgttgtctttgttccaaataatccatatttatgtccaaatacctccgttttgttcgtgcgtacagatcacttatccaaaggcataacacgcgagcgcggaaccagagacaaaatcaaaatgttccattactgtacttggaagcatgtcaaacgctgtttaaaatcaatctttatgctatttttaacgtaaaattgcgataatattccaaccggacaatagcgtattcattcaaggagaaaaagaaggaacggcgtgctcgcgtgaccgcgcatatccaatccctttgttgccaggcagtccactcagaaactgagctcctattatctgcccagtgacaggagactgctcaaaccactttctgaaggctttagacagccaatggaagccttaggaaatgcaacgtaaccccacggatactgtagtttcgaaagggactagaaagaactataattctcagatcctccacttcctggttgacttcttctcaggtttttgcctgccatatgagttatgttatactcacagacaccattcaaacagttttagaaacttcagagtgttttctatccaaatctactaataatatgcatattctagtttctgggacagagtagtaacctgtttaaattgggtacgtttttcatccggccgtgaaaatactgcctcctagcccagacaggttaagccattacttttctttctctctgcagtcAGAGTCTGGTTAACCTCTTAGTGACGGGCCATGCTGTCTCTAATGTGTGGGACGGAGACAGGGAGTGCTCTGGCATGAGTAAGTACTCCACACACAGGCTGACTTATTTATTTGTAAATGGTTTTGTCATTTaggagacactcttatccagagcaacttacagtagtgagtgcatacatttgtatacttttttccccccatactggtcccctgtgggaatcgaacccacaaccctggcgttgcaagcgccatgctctaccaaacgGGACACACACAGCGGATTACATTATCTTAGTACAAAGTGTTCTCCAATAAACCTCATTATCTGGCAGCGTAATTTAATTTGAATCTTTTCTTCAATGAGCATTAGGTGACTTTATTGCTCAGGTTACGGAAGGTGTTACGAAGACGTTGTCCAGTTTCCTGATGACTGTGATCCCACATCTGAACACTAGATGGCAGTGATCAGTCAAACTTTCATACACACAGAGACCAAAGAAGCTGTTTCACTTAGTTTTTTTGGTCTAAGCTGgtcttctttccctccctccctccttccctccctccctcagagcTCCATGGTATCCACAACCAGGCATCAGTGGGCTTCCTCACTCTCATGGAGTCACTACGCTACTGCAAGGTACGAACAAACACAGACTGACATTTCTTCAGGCTTGTTATGTCCAAACCATAG includes the following:
- the LOC106580009 gene encoding ubiquitin carboxyl-terminal hydrolase MINDY-3 isoform X1: MGELNKEVVDLVWERPGSNAVSASLFRRWTQGLVFSETEHTALEQFEGGPCAVIAPVQAFLLKNILFNRESSNWRHITEEEQKAALCSTLAEILEQACSTSSTTTYCLVTWAKGQCPRTTTHTPLTGGPETSQTLQDQQPTALAAEDLGFELFHSILQKRIVKSLSELREEVVSLYETWKGRCGVLLFLYSVILTKSIENIRNEIEDTTEPLIDPVYGHGSQSLVNLLVTGHAVSNVWDGDRECSGMKLHGIHNQASVGFLTLMESLRYCKVGAFLKSPKFPIWILGSETHLSVFFAKEMCLVAPESPSEQARRVFQTFDPEDNGFIPDCLLEEVMKALDLVSEPEYYVSLMKSKLDPEGLGIVLLAPFLLEFFPDQDTGIPDSFPVYHYNGLKQSNHNEGVEYAQGTALVLGFEDPMVRTDDTPVKRCLQTKWPYIELLWNTERSPSLN